A stretch of DNA from Spirosoma endbachense:
TTCGTCGTCGACGAATATGCTTTAACAGGGCCTGGGCTACTTCAGCCTGGGTCATTTGCCAGCGTGGATTTCGATAAGCAATGGGCACGGGGTTGCCATTGCCGTCGAGTACCCGTTTGTCGGGGTCATTCTCGGTAAAACCAATGTGAACCACACCAAAATGAATGCCCGTGGGATGAAGCTCGAGCTGTAGCGTATGCGCCAGATTGACAAGTGCGGCTTTACCGGCACAATAGGCTGAACCGCTAGGCATTCCATTCAGCGCCGAGATACTCGAAATGAATGTGACACTTCCGGCAGACTGGATAAGGTAGGGGAGTGCGGCTTGAAGCGGATAGACCGAGCCATAGACATTGCTGTCTAATACACGTTGAAAAATACCCGGTGCGAGATCTACAAAATAGGCTCGCATCGATATGCTCGCATTCGTAACAAGGATATCAATATGGCCAAATGCCTTTACGGTCGTCGAAATC
This window harbors:
- a CDS encoding SDR family oxidoreductase, which codes for MPLTHPIISEQQKLKKSSSGASALFAAKVAIVTGSESGIGRATARALCQQGASVMLNGLHPERLEQTRIDLQREGHQVVSCLADVTDFAQCELLISTTVKAFGHIDILVTNASISMRAYFVDLAPGIFQRVLDSNVYGSVYPLQAALPYLIQSAGSVTFISSISALNGMPSGSAYCAGKAALVNLAHTLQLELHPTGIHFGVVHIGFTENDPDKRVLDGNGNPVPIAYRNPRWQMTQAEVAQALLKHIRRRRKKTILSPAGKLNYFMNRYFPRLADRIVLWTMKNWARFYE